A genomic region of Xanthomonas fragariae contains the following coding sequences:
- a CDS encoding malate dehydrogenase yields MKAPVRVAVTGAAGQIGYALLFRIASGEMLGKDQPVILQLLELSNEKAQTALKGVIMELEDCAFPLLAGVVGTDDADVAFKDIDVALLVGARPRGPGMERKDLLLENAKIFTAQGAALNKVAKRDVKVLVVGNPANTNAYIAMKSAPDLNPKNFTAMLRLDHNRALSQLSQKLGKPVGGIEKLVVWGNHSPTMYPDYRFATADGASIGAAINDQEWNASTFIPTVGKRGAAIIEARGLSSAASAANAAIDHVRDWVLGSNGKWVTMGVPSDGSYGIPEGVIFGFPVTTANGEYTLVKNLPIDDFSQKYIDKTLAELEEERSGVSHLLG; encoded by the coding sequence ATGAAAGCACCCGTTCGTGTTGCTGTGACCGGCGCTGCCGGCCAGATCGGCTATGCCCTGCTGTTCCGCATCGCCTCCGGCGAAATGCTGGGCAAGGATCAGCCGGTGATCCTGCAATTGCTGGAACTGTCCAATGAAAAGGCCCAGACTGCGCTCAAGGGCGTGATCATGGAACTGGAAGATTGCGCCTTCCCGTTGCTGGCTGGCGTGGTCGGCACCGACGACGCCGACGTGGCATTCAAGGACATCGACGTCGCCCTGCTGGTCGGCGCGCGTCCGCGCGGCCCGGGCATGGAGCGCAAGGACCTTTTGCTGGAGAACGCCAAGATCTTCACCGCGCAGGGCGCAGCCCTGAACAAGGTCGCCAAGCGCGACGTCAAGGTGCTGGTGGTCGGCAACCCTGCCAACACCAATGCCTACATTGCGATGAAGTCCGCGCCGGATCTGAACCCGAAGAACTTCACCGCCATGCTGCGTCTGGACCACAACCGCGCGCTGAGCCAGCTGTCGCAAAAGCTCGGCAAGCCGGTCGGCGGCATCGAGAAGCTGGTGGTGTGGGGCAACCACAGCCCGACCATGTACCCGGACTACCGTTTCGCGACCGCCGATGGCGCGTCCATCGGCGCTGCGATCAACGATCAGGAATGGAATGCGTCCACCTTCATCCCGACCGTGGGCAAGCGCGGCGCGGCGATCATCGAAGCGCGCGGTCTGTCCTCGGCAGCGTCGGCCGCCAATGCCGCCATCGATCACGTGCGTGATTGGGTACTGGGCAGTAACGGCAAGTGGGTGACCATGGGCGTGCCGTCCGACGGCTCCTATGGCATTCCGGAAGGCGTGATCTTCGGTTTCCCGGTGACCACCGCCAACGGCGAGTACACCCTGGTCAAGAATCTGCCGATCGACGACTTCAGCCAGAAGTACATCGACAAGACCCTGGCCGAGCTGGAAGAAGAGCGCAGCGGCGTGTCGCATCTGTTGGGCTGA
- a CDS encoding peptidylprolyl isomerase, whose protein sequence is MSLIAHFDTARGPIAVELFADKAPLTVANFVNLVQRGFYDGLSFHRVIADFMIQGGCPEGSGRGGPGYRFEDEANNGVGHERGVLSMANAGPNTNGSQFFITHTATSWLDGKHTVFGKVSQGLDVVDAVAQGDVINKVTIEGDTDAVLAAKADRVAEWNKILAA, encoded by the coding sequence ATGTCCCTGATTGCCCATTTCGACACCGCCAGAGGCCCGATTGCTGTCGAGCTGTTCGCCGACAAGGCCCCGCTGACCGTTGCCAACTTCGTCAACCTGGTCCAGCGCGGGTTCTATGACGGCCTGAGCTTCCACCGCGTCATCGCCGACTTCATGATCCAGGGCGGCTGCCCTGAGGGATCCGGTCGCGGCGGCCCTGGCTACCGCTTCGAGGACGAAGCCAACAACGGCGTCGGTCACGAGCGCGGCGTGCTTTCCATGGCCAATGCCGGTCCGAACACCAATGGCAGCCAGTTTTTCATCACCCACACCGCTACCTCGTGGCTGGATGGCAAGCACACCGTGTTCGGCAAGGTCAGTCAGGGCCTGGACGTGGTCGATGCCGTCGCCCAGGGCGATGTCATCAATAAGGTGACTATCGAAGGCGATACCGACGCGGTGCTGGCCGCCAAGGCCGACCGCGTCGCGGAGTGGAACAAGATCCTCGCCGCCTGA